In Cheilinus undulatus linkage group 16, ASM1832078v1, whole genome shotgun sequence, one DNA window encodes the following:
- the LOC121524150 gene encoding toll-like receptor 13: MMNINISTRLRVSTMESPSSNSVQRLLLFLLCLLLLHHPLLAYSLKNCTFVFDEDESAEFLLDCSFHNLLTVPDDIPRDAHTLQLSHNLIRRINKNDFGNMSQLSFLSLDGNFISHVDDGSFVHLVSLKELRMADNQLTHLKSNIFQGLSNLTELDLTNNSFNFFDNSAFHFLTSLQTVILDFNRLKKVTDIQQILNLPHIEELSIADNLFSTFESKDLNLNVSSSLRELNVEGNDLRRFSITTPIFPHLHTIHLGQCGTLSPFKWDIPDKSLLRNITRLDFSRSNAFEDIEKVLQSLNTLKQLQLNYMRGLMSKELLASICRIPTLESLDLSYNDDANLSAKLEACSQLKELDLSCTNISELPVGSIGMMKQLRSLNLEENVLTKVPEDIRSLSSLRVLRLDVNCISELSCEDFTNTSLLTELSVADNQISKLDWCVFKSLDNLKVLDLSYNPLSTFGETFKLSLKNLEILNLRNHFVRHLERGDFEGLGSLQQLDLESDEISEVEKGAFKGLYNLTSLNISLSDDFDCNFWDLDQIEDLTINFPSLSSLKSHHENLNKFDFDFKTLKRLKMVCSDIHQLTTQAHIEMIKSAKLLEEFTADNIFFSTPNRDTFLSNPQLRSLTITLADLSDLGPELFWPIPNLQTLDLSNANLKSLDFLAHANLTALKYLFLSDNVITVIDDTIFQSLPALLYLNLYKNPFTCDCSNAGFIQWVKSNNQTQVQDAHDYICYSPLIKQGTKVLDFDVQSCWMDVGFLCYISSSCLVVLTLLTSFIYHFLRWQIVYAFLLFQAFLYDSRKKRKGDPHLYDAFISYNVEDEAWVYREMLPVLEGEQGWRLCLHHRDFQPGKPIIENITDAIYSSRKTICVISRSYLRSEWCSREIQMASFRLFDEKKDVLILLFLEEIPSRKLSPYYRMRKLVKKRTYLSWPQAGRHKGVFWQNVHRALETEESTRDNVNLLTGPEEC, from the exons ATGATGAACATTAACATCTCCACCAGATTAAGAGTGTCAACCATGGAGAGTCCATCTTCAAACTCAGTCCAAAGACTTCTCCTCTTCCTTCTATGTCTCCTGCTTCTTCATCACCCTTTACTGGCTTACTCCCTGAAGAACTGCACCTTTGTTTTTGATGAAGATGAATCAGCTGAATTTTTACTGGATTGCTCATTTCATAATCTTTTAACTGTCCCTGATGACATCCCCAGAGATGCACACACACTTCAACTCTCTCACAATTTGATCAGAAGGATCAACAAGAATGATTTTGGGAACATGTCACAGTTAAGTTTTCTGAGCCTGGATGGTAATTTCATTTCTCATGTCGATGATGGGTCTTTTGTCCATTTGGTGTCATTGAAAGAACTCCGCATGGCGGATAATCAACTCACACATCTGAAGAGCAACATCTTTCAGGGACTGTCAAACCTCACTGAGCTTGATCTCACCAACAatagctttaatttttttgataaCTCAGCCTTTCACTTCCTGACCAGCTTACAAACTGTCATCCTAGACTTCAACCGGTTAAAAAAGGtcactgacatacagcaaattCTAAATCTACCCCACATAGAGGAACTGAGCATTGCAGACAATCTGTTCTCCACCTTTGAGTCTAAAGATCTGAATCTAAACGTGTCCTCAAGTCTGAGGGAGTTAAATGTTGAAGGTAATGACCTCAGAAGATTCAGCATCACTACACCTATCTTCCCTCATCTTCACACAATACACCTTGGCCAATGTGGTACATTATCTCCATTCAAATGGGACATCCCTGATAAGTCTTTGCTGAGGAACATAACTCGACTAGATTTCAGTCGCTCAAATGCTTTTGAAGACATTGAAAAAGTCCTGCAGAGTCTCAACACACTAAAACAATTACAACTAAATTACATGAGGGGATTGATGAGCAAAGAACTGTTGGCCTCTATCTGTAGAATACCAACACTTGAGAGCCTGGATCTGTCTTACAATGATGATGCAAACTTGAGTGCCAAACTTGAAGCTTGCTCTCAGCTCAAGGAGCTTGACTTGAGTTGTACAAACATCTCTGAACTACCCGTGGGATCAATAGGAATGATGAAGCAACTCAGGTCTTTAAATCTTGAAGAAAATGTTCTCACCAAAGTGCCAGAGGACATCAGAAGCCTCTCCTCCCTCAGGGTCCTCAGGCTTGATGTCAACTGTATCTCTGAGTTGAGTTGTGAGGACTTCACAAACACGTCCCTCCTAACTGAACTTTCTGTGGCTGACAATCAAATTTCCAAACTGGACTGGTGCGTCTTCAAAAGTCTTGACAACCTTAAGGTTTTAGATTTGAGTTATAATCCGCTGTCAACATTTGGAGAAACCTTCAAGTTAAGCCTGAAGAACCTTGAGATCTTGAATTTGAGAAATCATTTTGTACGTCACCTTGAAAGGGGGGATTTTGAGGGTTTAGGGTCCCTTCAACAGTTGGATTTAGAATCTGATGAAATTTCAGAGGTAGAAAAAGGTGCATTTAAAGGTTTATACAACCTGACAAGTCTAAATATATCACTTTCAGATGATTTTGATTGCAATTTCTGGGATTTAGACCAAATAGAAGATCTTACCATAAATTTTCCATCCCTCTccagtttaaaaagtcatcatGAAAATCTCaacaaatttgactttgattttaaaactctgaaaagGCTCAAAATGGTGTGCTCTGATATTCACCAACTAACCACTCAAGCTCACATAGAGATGATTAAGTCTGCAAAACTTTTAGAGGAATTCACAGCtgacaacatatttttttcaacaccAAACCGAGACACATTCCTGTCCAATCCTCAGCTGAGAAGTTTGACAATAACACTGGCCGACTTGTCTGATTTGGGTCCTGAACTGTTCTGGCCAATCCCAAACCTGCAAACACTGGATCTATCTAATGCTAATCTGAagtctttggattttttggccCATGCCAACCTGACTGCACTCAAATATTTGTTTCTTAGTGACAATGTTATAACAGTCATCGATGACACCATCTTCCAGTCTCTTCCTGCTCTTCTTTACCTGAACCTGTACAAAAACCCTTTCACATGTGACTGCTCTAATGCTGGCTTCATCCAGTGGGTGAAGAGCAACAACCAAACTCAGGTACAAGACGCCCATGACTACATCTGTTACTCTCCTCTGATCAAACAGGGAACCAAGGTGTTGGACTTTGATGTCCAGTCCTGTTGGATGGACGTTGGCTTCCTCTGCTATATCTCCAGCTCTTGTCTGGTGGTGTTAACTCTCCTCACCTCTTTCATCTACCACTTCCTGAGGTGGCAGATTGTCTATGCCTTCCTCCTCTTCCAGGCCTTCCTTTATGACAgcaggaagaagaggaaaggaGATCCTCACCTCTACGATGCCTTCATCTCCTACAATGTTGAGGATGAGGCCTGGGTCTACAGAGAGATGCTTCCAGTGCTGGAGGGAGAGCAGGGCTGGAGACTGTGTCTGCACCACAGAGACTTCCAACCAG gtaAACCTATCATAGAGAACATCACAGACGCCATCTACAGCAGCAGGAAGACCATCTGTGTGATCAGCCGGAGCTACCTGCGGAGCGAGTGGTGCTCCAGAGAGATCCAGATGGCCAG TTTCCGTCTGTTTGATGAGAAGAAGGACGTGTTGATCCTGCTGTTTCTGGAGGAGATCCCCTCTCGAAAGCTGTCTCCATACTACCGCATGAGGAAGCTGGTGAAGAAACGCACCTACCTGAGCTGGCCACAGGCTGGACGACACAAGGGAGTCTTCTGGCAGAACGTCCATAGAGCTCTGGAGACAGAAGAGTCCACCAGAGACAACGTGAATCTTCTGACTGGACCAGAGGAATGCTGA
- the LOC121524084 gene encoding toll-like receptor 13: protein MESPSSNSVQRLLLFLLCLLLLHHPSLAYSLKNCTFDFTEGALAEVCLDCSFHDFVSVPDDIPRDAHSLQLSVNRIKQISKNDFRNMSKLSFLNLDGNSIAHIDEGSFIDLVSLKELHISVNHLTHLTRNIFQGLSNLVLLDLHGNEIAFIHNSAFDFLTSLKTVILDSNKLQKVTDIQPILKLPHIESLSIKDNLFSTFESKDLNLNVSSSLRELDVEGNDLRRFSITTPIFPHLQEINLCRCGQLSPFQWDIPDKSLLRNITRLDFSYSNAFGEIRKVLQSLDSLQHLELISMKGLINKDLLATICKIPTLQRLDLSFNRDANLSAKLGACSQLEEFYLNSTNIYELPKGSLEKMKQLRSLDLESNRLMKVPEDIRSLSSLRVLNLNFNRISELSCEDFKNTSHLTELFLNNNPIAKLDWCTFKNLNSLEVLDLSDNPLLTFGGAFRLSLDNLQILILKNHFVHHLESGEFEGLGSLKQMDLESNEISKADLGAFDGLHNLTSLNVSLPQYFDSNFQALQQIEDLAITVPFRLISQSHHESLKKTVFDLKSLKRLYMMSYDEQDVFTNPAHVEMIQSATLLEELIAENIFFSKPTPETFQSNSQLRTLAITLCDLSDLGPELFWPIPNLQTLDLSKTKLKSLDFLAQANLSALKYLLLSDNGLTVIDETIFQSLPALVFLDLTNNPLACDCSNAGFIQWVKSNNQTQVDGAHDYICYFPLIKQGTKVLDFDVQSCWMDVGFLCYISSSCLVVLTLLTSFIYHFLRWQMVYAFLLFQAFLYDSRKRRRGAPHLYDAFISYNVEDEAWVYREMLPVLEGEQGWRLCLHHRDFQPGKPIIENITDAIYSSRKTICVISRSYLQSEWCSREIQMASFRLFDEKKDVLILLFVEEIPSHQLSPYYRMRKLVKKRTYLSWPQAGQHKGVFWQNVRRALETGESTRDNVNLLTGPEGC, encoded by the exons ATGGAGAGTCCTTCTTCAAACTCAGTCCAAAgactcctcctcttccttctgtGTCTCCTGCTTCTTCATCACCCTTCACTGGCTTACTCCCTGAAAAACTGCACCTTTGATTTTACTGAGGGTGCCTTGGCTGAAGTTTGTTTGGATTGTTCATTTCACGACTTTGTCTCTGTCCCTGATGACATCCCCAGAGATGCACACTCACTACAACTCTCGGTAAATCGGATCAAGCAGATCAGCAAAAATGATTTCAGGAACATGTCAAAATTAAGTTTTCTGAACCTGGACGGTAATTCAATTGCTCACATAGATGAAGGATCTTTCATCGACTTGGTGTCACTGAAAGAACTCCATATTTCCGTAAATCATCTCACACATCTGACAAGAAACATCTTTCAGGGACTGTCAAACCTTGTTTTACTGGACCTCCATGGAAATGAAATTGCCTTTATTCATAACTCAGCCTTTGACTTCCTGACTAGCTTGAAAACTGTCATCCTAGACTCCAACAAGTTACAAAAGGTCACTGACATACAGCCAATACTAAAGCTACCACACATAGAGAGCCTGAGCATTAAAGATAATCTGTTCTCCACCTTTGAATCCAAAGATCTGAATCTGAACGTGTCCTCAAGCCTGAGAGAGTTAGATGTTGAAGGTAATGACCTCAGAAGATTCAGCATCACAACACCTATCTTCCCTCATCTTCAGGAAATCAACCTTTGCCGATGTGGTCAGTTATCTCCATTTCAATGGGACATCCCTGATAAGTCTCTACTGAGGAACATAACTCGACTAGATTTCAGTTACTCAAATGCTTTTGGAGAAATCCGAAAAGTCCTGCAGAGTCTCGACTCACTACAACACTTAGAACTTATTTCTATGAAAGGATTGATCAACAAGGATCTGTTGGCTACCATCTGCAAAATACCAACACTTCAGAGACTAGATCTGTCTTTCAACAGAGATGCAAACTTGAGTGCCAAACTCGGAGCTTGCTCTCAGCTCGAGGAGTTTTACTTGAATTCTACCAACATATATGAACTACCGAAAGGCTCACTTGAAAAGATGAAGCAACTAAGGTCCTTAGATCTTGAAAGCAATCGTCTTATGAAAGTGCCAGAGGACATCAGAAGCCTCTCCTCCCTCAGGGTCCTAAATCTTAATTTCAACCGTATTTCTGAGTTGAGCTgtgaggattttaaaaatacatcccATCTCACTGAGCTCTTTCTAAACAACAACCCTATAGCCAAACTGGACTGGTGCACCTTCAAAAATCTTAACAGCCTTGAGGTTTTAGATTTGAGTGATAATCCGCTGTTGACATTTGGAGGGGCTTTCAGATTAAGCCTGGACAACCTTCAGATCCTGATTTTGAAAAATCACTTTGTACATCATCTTGAAAGTGGTGAGTTTGAAGGTTTAGGGTCCCTTAAACAGATGGATTTGGAATCCAATGAAATTTCAAAGGCAGACCTTGGAGCATTTGATGGTTTGCACAACCTGACAAGTCTGAATGTTTCGCTTCCACAGTATTTTGATAGTAACTTCCAGGCATTACAACAAATAGAAGATCTAGCAATAACTGTTCCTTTCCGACTGATTTCCCAAAGTCATCATGAAAGCCTCAAGAAAACTgtctttgatttaaaatcactgaaaagACTCTACATGATGTCCTATGATGAACAAGATGTATTCACCAATCCAGCTCACGTAGAGATGATTCAATCTGCGACACTTTTAGAGGAATTAATAGCTgagaacattttcttttcaaaaccaaCACCAGAGACTTTTCAGTCCAATTCCCAGCTAAGAACTTTGGCTATCACACTGTGTGATCTTTCTGATTTGGGTCCTGAACTGTTCTGGCCAATCCCAAACCTGCAGACACTGGATCTTTCTAAGACTAAGCTAAagtctttggattttttggccCAGGCCAACCTGTCTGCACTCAAATACTTGCTTCTCAGTGACAATGGTTTAACAGTCATCGATGAGACCATCTTCCAGTCTCTCCCTGCTCTTGTTTTCCTGGACCTGACTAACAACCCTTTGGCATGTGACTGCTCTAATGCTGGCTTCATCcaatgggtgaaaagcaacAACCAAACTCAAGTAGATGGCGCCCATGACTACATATGTTACTTCCCTCTGATCAAACAGGGAACCAAGGTGTTGGACTTTGATGTCCAGTCCTGTTGGATGGACGTTGGCTTCCTCTGCTATATCTCCAGCTCTTGTCTGGTGGTGTTAACTCTCCTCACCTCTTTCATCTACCACTTCCTGAGGTGGCAGATGGTCTATGCCTTCCTCCTCTTCCAGGCCTTCCTTTATGacagcaggaagaggaggagaggagctcCTCACCTCTACGATGCCTTCATCTCCTACAATGTTGAGGATGAGGCCTGGGTCTACAGAGAGATGCTTCCAGTGCTGGAGGGAGAGCAGGGCTGGAGACTGTGTCTGCACCACAGAGACTTCCAACCAG gtaAACCTATCATAGAGAACATCACAGACGCCATCTACAGCAGCAGGAAGACCATCTGTGTGATCAGCCGGAGCTACCTGCAGAGCGAGTGGTGCTCCAGAGAGATCCAGATGGCCAG TTTCCGTCTGTTTGATGAGAAGAAGGACGTGTTGATCCTGCTGTTTGTGGAGGAGATCCCCTCTCATCAGCTGTCTCCGTACTACCGCATGAGGAAGCTGGTGAAGAAACGCACCTACCTGAGCTGGCCGCAGGCTGGACAACACAAGGGAGTCTTCTGGCAGAATGTTCGGAGGGCTCTGGAGACGGGAGAGTCCACCAGAGACAACGTGAATCTTCTGACTGGACCAGAGGGATGCTGA
- the LOC121524083 gene encoding toll-like receptor 13: protein MRTSTMESPSTNSVQRLLVFLLCLLLLHHPSLAYSLKNCTFDFTEGTLAEVHLNCSKRQLVSVPDDIPRDANSLTLYDNQIKQIQRGDFGNLSQLSLLNLDRNLIAHVDDGSFMYLVALKELYMVDNYLTHLTSSVFQGLSNLTELDLKYNRITFIHDSAFLFLTSLQTVILDSNRLQTVSDIQPILNLPQLQKLSIAFNLFSTFASKDLNLNVSSSLRELVVEGNHLRKFSITTPIFPHLQEINLCPCGQSSPFQWDIPDKSLLRNITRMDLSHSYAFENIEKVLQSLDSLQRLKLNFMERWIEKDLLATVCKIPTLQSLDLSFNLDPNLSATLGACSQLKELYLTSTGISKIPKGSMAMMKQLRSLDLSLNILTKVPEDIRSLSSLRVLRLVFNQISELSCEDFQNTSSLRELFLTKNRIVKLDRCVFQNLYSLEVLDLSWNRISTLGGAFKKGPPNLEILNLRNNFVVTIDKGDFKGLGSLKQLDLKTHEISYVDFGAFAGLNNVTTLFVSLPVFFDTTFQVLQQITNLTITFPLTQSDFTLHSHHQNFNKSFFEFKSLKKLKMICSDDHLGFRLSSDIQMIQSAKHLEKFTAENLVPWTPNNDTFKFNSKLRSLTITRNDLSDLGPELFWPIPNLEEVDLSSTKLKSLDFLAQANLSALKYLHLSDNGITVISETIFQSLPALLYLDLRNNPLTCDCSNAGFIQWVKSNNQTLVDGAHDYICSSPLIKQGTKVLDFDVQSCWMDVGFLCYISSSCLVVLTLLTSFIYHFLRWQMVYAFLLFQAFLYDSRKRRRGAPHLYDAFISYNVEDEAWVYREMLPVLEGEQGWRLCLHHRDFQPGKPIIENITDAIYSSRKTICVISRSYLQSEWCSREIQMASFRLFDEKKDVLILLFLEEIPSHQLSPYHRMRKLVKKRTYLCWPQAGRHKGVFWQNVWRALETGESTRDNMNPLTGPEGC from the exons ATGAGAACGTCAACCATGGAGAGTCCTTCTACAAACTCGGTCCAAAGACTTCTCGTCTTCCTTCTGTGTCTCCTGCTTCTTCATCACCCTTCACTGGCTTACTCCCTGAAAAACTGCACCTTTGATTTTACTGAGGGAACTTTGGCTGAAGTTCATCTGAATTGCTCAAAGCGCCAACTTGTCTCTGTTCCTGATGACATCCCCAGAGATGCTAACTCACTAACTCTCTATGACAATCAGATCAAACAGATCCAAAGAGGTGATTTTGGGAACCTCTCACAGTTAAGTTTGCTGAACCTAGATAGGAATTTGATTGCTCATGTAGATGATGGATCTTTCATGTATTTGGTGGCATTGAAAGAACTCTACATGGTGGATAATTATCTCACACATCTGACGAGCAGTGTCTTTCAGGGACTGTCGAACCTCACTGAGCTGGACCTCAAATACAACAGAATTACTTTTATCCATGACTCAGCCTTTCTCTTCCTGACCAGTTTACAAACTGTCATCCTAGACTCCAACAGGTTACAAACTGTGAGTGACATACAGCCGATTCTGAATCTACCACAGCTACAGAAACTGAGCATTGCATTTAATCTGTTCTCCACCTTTGCGTCTAAAGATCTGAATCTGAACGTGTCCTCAAGCCTGAGAGAGTTGGTTGTTGAAGGTAATCACCTCAGAAAATTCAGCATCACTACGCCTATCTTCCCTCATCTTCAGGAAATCAACCTTTGCCCATGTGGTCAGTCCTCTCCATTTCAATGGGACATCCCTGATAAGTCTTTACTGAGGAACATAACTCGAATGGATTTAAGTCACTCATATGCTTTtgaaaacattgaaaaagtCCTGCAGAGTCTCGACTCACTGCAACGATTAAAACTTAATTTCATGGAGAGATGGATAGAAAAGGATCTTTTAGCAACAGTCTGTAAAATACCAACACTTCAGAGCCTGGATCTGTCGTTCAATCTTGATCCAAACTTAAGTGCCACACTTGGAGCTTGCTCTCAGCTTAAGGAGCTTTACCTGACTAGTACTGGTATATCTAAGATACCAAAAGGCTCAATGGCAATGATGAAGCAACTAAGGTCTTTAGATCTTTCCTTAAATATTCTCACCAAGGTGCCAGAAGACATCAGAAGCCTCTCCTCCCTCAGGGTCCTCAGACTTGTATTCAACCAAATCTCTGAGTTGAGCTGTGAGGATTTTCAAAACACATCCAGTCTCAGGGAGCTCTTCCTGACTAAAAACCGAATTGTGAAACTTGACAGGTGTGTTTTCCAAAATCTTTACAGTCTTGAGGTTTTAGATTTGAGCTGGAACAGGATATCGACATTAGGAGGCGCCTTCAAAAAAGGCCCACCAAACCTTGAGATCTTGAATTTAAGGAATAATTTTGTTGTTACTATTGACAAGGGTGATTTTAAAGGTTTAGGGTCACTAAAACAGTTagatttaaaaactcatgaaatatCATATGTAGACTTTGGAGCATTTGCTGGTTTAAACAACGTTACAACTCTTTTCGTGTCTCTTCCAGTTTTTTTTGATACTACATTCCAGGTTTTACAACAAATCACAAATCTTACTATCACTTTCCCTCTCACCCAATCAGACTTCACTTTACACAGTCATCATCAAAACTTCAACAAATCAttctttgaatttaaatcaCTGAAGAAGCTCAAAATGATTTGCTCAGATGATCATCTAGGATTCCGTCTTAGTTCAGACATACAGATGATTCAGTCTGCCAAACATTTAGAGAAATTCACAGCTGAGAATTTAGTTCCTTGGACACCAAATAATGATACATTCAAGTTCAACTCCAAGCTGAGAAGTTTGACAATCACACGGAACGACTTGTCTGATTTGGGTCCTGAACTCTTCTGGCCAATCCCAAACCTGGAAGAAGTGGACCTCTCTAGCACTAAACTCAAGTCTTTAGATTTTCTGGCCCAGGCCAACCTGTCTGCACTCAAATATTTGCATCTCAGTGACAATGGTATAACAGTGATCAGTGAAACCATCTTCCAGTCTCTTCCTGCTCTTCTGTACCTTGACCTGAGGAACAACCCTTTGACATGTGACTGCTCTAACGCTGGCTTCATCCAGTGGGTGAAGAGCAACAACCAAACTCTTGTAGATGGCGCCCATGACTACATCTGTTCCTCTCCTCTGATCAAACAGGGAACCAAGGTGTTGGACTTTGATGTCCAGTCCTGTTGGATGGACGTTGGCTTCCTCTGCTATATCTCCAGCTCTTGTCTGGTGGTGTTAACTCTCCTCACCTCTTTCATCTACCACTTCCTGAGGTGGCAGATGGTCTATGCCTTCCTCCTCTTCCAGGCCTTCCTTTATGacagcaggaagaggaggagaggagcccCTCACCTCTACGATGCCTTCATCTCCTACAATGTTGAGGATGAGGCCTGGGTCTACAGAGAGATGCTTCCAGTGCTGGAGGGAGAGCAGGGCTGGAGACTGTGTCTGCACCACAGAGACTTCCAACCAG gtaAACCTATCATAGAGAACATCACAGACGCCATCTACAGCAGCAGGAAGACCATCTGTGTGATCAGCCGGAGCTACCTGCAGAGCGAGTGGTGCTCCAGAGAGATCCAGATGGCCAG TTTCCGTCTGTTTGATGAGAAGAAGGACGTGTTGATCCTGCTGTTTCTGGAGGAGATCCCCTCTCATCAGCTGTCTCCGTACCACCGCATGAGGAAGCTGGTGAAGAAACGCACCTACCTGTGCTGGCCGCAGGCTGGACGACACAAGGGAGTCTTCTGGCAGAACGTCTGGAGGGCTCTGGAGACGGGAGAGTCCACCAGAGACAACATGAATCCTCTGACTGGACCAGAGGGATGCTGA